From the Quercus lobata isolate SW786 chromosome 6, ValleyOak3.0 Primary Assembly, whole genome shotgun sequence genome, one window contains:
- the LOC115995188 gene encoding uncharacterized protein LOC115995188, with product MGCFLACFGFSKKRKRRVHSNKKHGSYKPLDSSFPVNLDIKEDPICSDSGFRDKPKEQSSFKIRKKVSFNLNVQTYEPIPTDYSLLESDEEGEKGKKGEETAKQGLIPSFSKWHSTALTTGAYPSNYRYQNCTYNYDDEDELEFEEIDLDDDDYENDIDDYNDSDDNEGYGNNGIHHDESQEEDSGQLESSNMESQERVSLTRLAKDKINVNPPSASNARDRSQYVHSVLNPIENLSQWKAVKAKAAPPKHQRKENIELKEEPLIFISSMPILDPLPFSNPSQSKPLMQEIAVDSSLSSWLVLPKSNRSEITTHCS from the exons ATGGGGTGTTTTCTTGCATGTTTTGGTTTTTCCAAGAAAAGAAAGCGTCGAGTGCATTCCAATAAG AAACATGGAAGTTATAAGCCTTTGGATTCCTCTTTCCCTGTAAATCTTGACATCAAAGAGGACCCCATTTGCTCAGATTCTGGGTTCAG AGACAAGCCTAAGGAGCAGTCCAGCTTCAAAATCAGGAAGAAAGTCAGCTTTAATTTAAATGTTCAGACCTATGAGCCAATTCCAACTGATTATAGTTTGTTGGAGAGTGATGAGGagggagaaaagggaaagaaaggCGAAGAAACAGCGAAACAAGGCCTAATCCCTTCATTTTCTAAATGGCATTCAACAGCCCTTACTACGGGCGCGTACCCTTCAAATTATAGGTACCAAAATTGTACATACAActatgatgatgaggatgaatTAGAATTTGAGGAAATTGAtttggatgatgatgattacGAAAACGACATTGATGACTACAATGACAGTGATGATAATGAAGGTTATGGCAACAATGGCATTCATCATGATGAAAGCCAAGAAGAGGATTCTGGGCAGTTGGAGTCTTCAAATATGGAATCACAGGAAAGAGTTTCTTTGACTCGGTTGGCCAAGGATAAAATCAATGTAAATCCCCCGTCCGCTTCAAATGCTCGAGATAGAAGTCAATATGTACATTCTGTGCTAAACCCAATAGAAAATCTCTCCCAATGGAAAGCAGTCAAAGCGAAAGCAGCACCACCTAAGCACCAGAGGAAGGAGAACATAGAATTAAAGGAAGAGCCACTTATATTCATTAGTTCAATGCCGATTTTAGATCCATTGCCTTTCTCAAATCCAAGTCAGTCCAAACCTCTAATGCAAGAGATTGCTGTTGATTCCAGCCTTTCAAGCTGGTTGGTTTTACCAAAGTCTAATAGGTCAGAGATCACAACCCATTGCTCTTAA
- the LOC115993729 gene encoding uncharacterized protein LOC115993729, with protein METDATDVNGCKSEVPCTVESPKVEDQHVNGEEDSESNSLLPPRRDEMLRKSEKTRRKVQWNDKNGNKLAEVLEFDPSDASDSDDEDSDSCICTIM; from the exons ATGGAAACGGATGCTACAGATGTTAATGGTTGCAAAAGTGAGGTTCCGTGTACTGTAGAATCTCCAAAGGTTGAGGATCAACATGTTAATGGAGAGGAGGATAGTGAGTCTAATTCATTATTGCCGCCTCGGCGAGATGAGATGTTGAGGAAGTCGGAGAAGACGAGGCGAAAAGTGCAGTGGAACGATAAGAATGGGAATAAGCTCGCTGAGGTTTTGGAATTCGATCCGAG TGATGCAAGTGACTCTGATGACGAGGATTCAGATTCTTGCATCTGTACCATAATGTAG